In Brachypodium distachyon strain Bd21 chromosome 5, Brachypodium_distachyon_v3.0, whole genome shotgun sequence, the genomic window GAGGGCAACTCTGAACACTGAAGATAGCTTGAatgtctgaactctgaagtgTCAAATGTGCTTCACAGACGACAACAAGTTTGTTGGTCTCTTAGTTCTATTATGTCATCTTATTTTTGGCTGATGACTTGGACAATACTGCCAGGGCAAGCAGCTTATGTTGCAGACTTCCGACTGTTAATTCTTAGGCATCTCTAACATTCTGATTTTATCGCAATACGGATATCATTTAGAGTAAAAGACCATCGAGCGGAGGCCGGTTGTGGCGATTGATGAGGTGATTAGTCGAAGGAGAAGCTAAGGAGCCTCATGACTTGCTGAAGGTGTTACTTGTTTGCCACTATGTTCAGGTATGGTGTTCGCCTGTTCGGCATACCGTGCTTAGCCCAGTTTGAGGGGGGAGCTGCTACTGGGCTTCCCCGTGTACCCTGGATTGATTGATGTACCAATTTACCTAAGATGTTGTATTTCCTTTTTAATCTATAGTAATTCATATGTTGGACTTGATGATTCGAAAAATCCTAATTTGAACTCGGTGAACTGGATCGGCAATTTAATATTATATTTAGTGGATGCTTTAGCTTTTATGGTTTTACCTTCTATTTTCTTTGGTTCGATTGATAATGCAGATGAAACATTTGCACTGATACATGTTGCATCCCAAGTATGTGCTCCATTTTGCTGGATTGCTGGTGTCTCTAATTTCTGAGATCAATGGTTGCAGTGTCCGGCATCTTTTTTCCGTTATTGTATTTATCAATGAAGCATGTGAACTGTTTGGTATGTCCGGTGAACAGCCAGAGCTGGCGATTTGATTTTTGCAGTTATACTAACCCTGCTACAGTTTTACATGTGGCATGTGCACAAATAGCCACtacacatgtaatattttgaacGAGAGTTTACGCatatttttgtaaaatttactCCGTTGTATGAGCTTTCGCCGTTCGCCCCTCACTTGAAAAGCGTTTTGATTTGCTATGGATCTTCAGAGGTAGCCGATTAATTATGATATTCAATGAACAAGGAACAGGGATATCTGGTCGAGCAAATATCCAGATGCTGGGACAAAGTTCATTTGAAACGACGGGATGCAAGCGAGCAGAGCATGAAGAGGTGCCAACATGGCTACATATaaacttgttttgttttcactTGGCACAAATCATAACTCTTTAAGTTAGAAAAACGCATGAATATAGAGAAGGGGTGGAAGCTTGTCCTTGTAATTTGTTTGCAAAGAATACTTATATCCTGTGCAAAATATCGAAATGTATTTCGACTCAACAAGTCAAGTAATACGTTTTGTTATTTCCATACATCTCCCAGATGATCGAAAAAAATTATGATGTTAGGTACTAATGCTACCATCACCATTTAGGTACTTCCTCCACTATGATTTCCTTGGTAATTTTCAATATCTTGAGATAACATTTTTTGCTACGTTTTAACATATTCATATGATTtgtactttttctttttcgtaaCTGGGTGTTTGTTCTAGTCGGTTGTGAGCGACATACCCTGAATCATAAACAACAAAAGCAACAAAGCACAAAggctgaaagaaaaaaatcttatCTATTATCCTGAACGCTGAATCTTGGCCACAGATATTTCGAAGCTAAAATATGCCGGTTACATCAAAATGGTTCCAGATAAACCTCTGTCAGCACGCAATACAGCAGACATCAGGTACGGTATCGAAAAGGCAGCATGAGTCAGAGATCACCACGGACAAAGCCCCCGCTGGGTTAACAATCTTGAAACTACATGATATGAAGGCGCTCCACTTGGTCTATGCTCCATCCGTGACGGCCTGCTTCGAGGTACTGATGTATAGAACTGCACTCAAATGACAAGAATCGTAAGAAGGTTCAAAACCAAGCATGAtgtaagaagaagaaaaagcagGGGGCACTGGAGTTTGAAATCTAGGGTATTACCATTGTTGCCCCTTATGAAAGCATCGCCGTATTTGTTCTTCAGTTGGCCGTTCACATACTCCTCAGTTTGCTCCATTGCGATGTTCATGTAACCATCCAGACAAGCCAGGATACCTGGTCACGACCAGACGCCACTTTTACTAATTGAAGAAAAAGCACAATCTAGATAAGAGCAGCTTCCACGAGAAACCCAGCTTCAATTCAAGGTTAAGCATTGACATAAATAGAGGACTATCATGTACCCTAATTATCATCATTTTTTATGGGGATGCTGACCACTTAGCTCAGTTAGCTGGATGAGAAAAGGTAGAAGAGGCAGCATTTGCTAACACTAGAAATTTAGCgcgaggattttttttattttgttcacATCATAAAACGAGTTGGTACATATAACACATAAGCTATACATCCAAGCATGGGCATTGGCACAGGAATTGCAAATGCAATAGTGATGTTCGTAGAAGGGATTGGATATTTTTGGAGGTGACATTTGTAACTTGATTTATTCAAAATATCCACTACAGAAAGTAAAGAGAGATTagtattgtactccctccgtcccatattaagtgccgaaatattacatgtatctagatgtattttattatatagatacgtctatttttagacaaatttgagtcacttaacatgggacggagggagtagcatccAATCTTTACTCCTACAAATATTTAAGTAGGTGTTGAcggcccatctccaccaaGATAACTCCCTGACTGGTTGGCCCATCTCTAAGCAATTCCACCATCTTGTTTTAGGGTTTCCAATTTTTACTCCTAAAATATTTCAGGAATTTTATGGTTTTGCTACTTATAAGTTGTGCTGTCTTTCCTAACTCAAAGTTTTTGTGGCCATGGATTTGTATGGACACTGATGTGCCACATGAttagatttttttccttccacaGCAGATcagctagtttttttttacacttACAGTTTTACATTACCAAGTATGTGCCAACTATTTATTAGTGCAAATAGTGCGCACAAAGGCTTGAACAAGAATCAAGTGAAGCAAGGGTAGGTCAGCAGCTTGACCATTAACCATTGTGCTTGTGATGTACAATTTCATCTTGGCAAGGTTATGCACTCGGTGATACCATTTATCATCTTGCTCTTCCAAGTGGTAAATGGTTCTTACTCCCTCATTTTCAGTTTGTAAGTTCTATctcaaaaatccaaaaaaatcAGTTTGTAATCCCATTTGCTTTGGGAATAGGCAAAATTAATTACATCTACACTAATTTCTGTGTAATTTTGGTTCCCAAATGTGCAACCAACCAATGCATGAAGGAGAGAGGTATGCATTAATACTTAGCCTACCACTTAATTAGGTGCTCGTTGGTTACTGTAATTTTTGAGATAGGCCTtacaaactgaaaaggaggaaGTAACTTGACCCTAAAGTCTATACGGCTGACCAACTGCCAATGTTACACTATAGAAGTGACGGGCAGAATATCTCCAAATAGCTATGCTCTTTGAGAGCTATTTGCCTTAGGTAGAGCTAGagatatatatcatatatTTGCTATTCCATTAGGTGCCCTTGTCTCAAAATAATATGCTAATTCTGAATCCTATTTAACTACAGGGCCCCCAAATATACCAATTAATAAGTTTAAACTATGAGAAAACCTACCAAGAGACCCAATCTTTCTGCTTTCCAATACTCTAGCATCCATATTTCTTGGTGATTAAGTACatcatatgaaaaaaaatgtcatatgGTTATCAATttatcatactccctccttttcaccaaggttggcgtattttgtttcgttaagacaaggctttgaccaatgaaaactctattgatatgcgttttttcatacatgaaatttatatcaatggattcgtctttaaaagttcttgctaatgatcatgatttcagatcatataacttacatattaatagagtaattattggtcaacgtcttgtcttaatgaaacaaaatacgcaAATCTTTGTGataaggagggagtattatggTTACTTGAACATGCATtactatttttgtttcttaaaaCAGTATTGCACTTGGCTTATGTGGCTTATCTTGTGTGCATATTTATCATTACTTTAATTTGATATAAAAACACGATAATGAATAGTCATTGTGTTCTGTAGCGTTTCGGGGACATCACTGTGAAAAAACGCTATTTCAAACCTTACTTTTACgtttcaaaatccaaaatgGCATCAGTGACTTTTGCCACTATGTTATGGAaatttgatactccctccgttccataattcttgtctcaaatttgcccaaaaatggatgtacctattcctaaaaagtgtctagatacatgtaagatttcgacaagaattatg contains:
- the LOC100838348 gene encoding U6 snRNA-associated Sm-like protein LSm6, which gives rise to MSTGGADKSGSGGGGGAVKTPSDFLKSIRGRPVVVKLNSGVDYRGILACLDGYMNIAMEQTEEYVNGQLKNKYGDAFIRGNNVLYISTSKQAVTDGA